A single region of the Gossypium arboreum isolate Shixiya-1 chromosome 12, ASM2569848v2, whole genome shotgun sequence genome encodes:
- the LOC128285367 gene encoding uncharacterized protein LOC128285367: MKDILSNKRRLREFETAALTKECSAYLQDKLPPKLKDPGCFTIPCNIGAVYCGKARCDFGASINLMPISIFKKLGIGEVRPTMVTLQLADRSLAHPERKIENIFVRVDKFIFLTDFVILDFEADKEVPIILGRPFLATGRTLIDVQKGELTMRVQDDQVTFNVFKSMRFPDAIDDCSAVSNSEDLIVEKELNSVEDPLERILTSDPPSDEKVDGNLALLEANQKGFNPQSRFESLDLEERDYTQPKASIEEPRKLELNVLPSHLKYVYLGDASTLPVIVSVILEDGEKGMIDEQRRLNPIMKDVVKKEIIKWLDAGIIYPISDSS; the protein is encoded by the exons atgaaagataTTCTGTCCAATAAGCGAAGACTTAGAGAATTTGAGACGGCAGCTTtgacgaaggaatgcagtgcatatcttcaagacaaattaCCCCCTAAGCTGAAGGATCCTGGGTGTTTTACCATTCCATGCAACATTGGAGCAGTTTATTGTGGTAAGGCACGATGTGACTTCGGcgcaagtatcaacttgatgcctatatCGATATTTaagaagttggggataggtgaagttcgACCTACTATGGTTACACTTCAGctagcagatcgatccttagcacatccagaaaGAAAAATCGAGAACATATTCGTACGCGTAGATAAGTTTATCTTTCTTACTGATTTTGTAATTttagactttgaagcagacaaagaagtaCCAATTATCCTGGGGAGACCATTCTTAGCAACCGGAAGGACACTTATTGATGTGCAAAAGGGCGAACTAACTATGCGCGTTCAGGACGATCAAGTAACATTTAACGTTTTCAAGTCAATGCGATTTCCTGACGCAATAgatgattgttctgcagtatcCAACTCagaggatttaatagtggagaaAGAACTTAACTCTGTTGAGGATCCTCTGGAAAGAATTTTGACATCAGACCCTCCAAGTGATGAAAAGGTGGATGGAAACTTAGCTTTACTAGAAGCTAATCAAAAAGGATTTAATCCACAATCCCGTTTCGAATCTTTAGATTTAGAGGAAAGAGATTACACACAGCCAAAAGCGTCAATTGAGGAGCCACGTAAACTAGAACTCAATGTATTACCTtctcatttaaaatatgtttatttaggtgacgCTTCTACTCTACCTGTGATTGTTTCA gTCATCCTGGAAGATGGTGAAAAAGGGATGATCGATGAACAACGAAGGctaaaccccatcatgaaggacgtagTGAAAAAAGAgattatcaagtggttagatgcgggtatcATTTACCCCATTTCAGACAGTTCATAG